Part of the Kordiimonas pumila genome is shown below.
ACCAAGCATTACGCCGCCAATTGCACCGCCTATATTTAAAAACACGGCAGAAATAATAGCCGTATCAAGCTCTAACCCTGATTGTTTGGCAAGTGACGGTATCCAACTAAAGAGAAAATATACCATTAACAGGCTGTTGAAGTAAGCAAACCATATTGGCAGTGTAATACGTTTCATGGTGCCCATAAAAAGAGCTGCATACCGTGTAATGATATTGCCACTTACTTCAACACCGTCCTGCTTTCTGAAAGCCGACGCCAACTTTAGTATAAAACCACCCTTTTCAAGGGCTTTATCTGTTTCAAAATCAGGCGATTCTTTTAGCCAGATAAAAAGGGGAAACAATAGTGCAAGCGGGATAATTCCCCCCATCAGAAAAACAGAGTGCCAGCCATATACCGGTATAATCATGTTGCTTAAGTAGCCACCGATTGCAGCGCCGATTGGGAACCCCCCAAACATCATGGTAACAATTGTTGAACGGTGTTTTTTAGGCGCAGTCTCTGATGTTAACGCAATAAGATTGGGCATTACCCCGCCAAGCCCAATCCCTGTGATAAACCGTAAAATAAAAAGCATAACCCAATCAGATGAATAAGCGGTTAGAAGGCTGAACACTCCAAACATGAGTGTGCAAAACATAATGACAGGGCGCCGACCAAAAATATCCGATAAAGGGCTTAGCGTAAGTTGGCCCACCATAATACCAAACAAGGCCGCTGAAAAAATCACACCCATTTTAGCAGGCTCAATGCCCCAATCATCCGCAAGAACAGGAGCAACAAATGCAATTGCCTGAGCATCAAACCCATCAAGCATTGCAACTATACAACAAAGCACAGCGACCCTTGTTTGCACCCACACATTTTCAGACGCTTCACGGTTATTACCAGACAGCCCCATCATATATCCCTCCCAAATTTTTACCGATGACCATTATTTACTGTTTGGCTTTTGAGAACACCGCCAACTGACCAGTGCTCGGCATCCACTTCCGTAATCAAAACACGAACAGCCTCCAGCTTCACCTCTGCACATTCGCTCACAATCCAGCTAATTTCTTTCATCATCCGGTTTTTGCTTTCGTGCGAGCGGCCCTTGACCATGCTGATTTGCACAATTGGCATTATACTCCTCCCTCTCAGCTACCGCTGATAGTTTTTTTGATATTGTTAGCTTGACAACACAGCATCATATTATATAGCCACAAAATATCGATTTTTTTTGAATTGTCGATAATTTTATGTATAGTCGATAATTATTATTCAAACACAGGAGCCTATAATGGGGGAAATACTGGGAATTGGCGTTTCACATTACCCGCCACTGAGCAGCAAAGATGAAGATATGGCAAACATTCTTAAGGGCCGTATGCGTGACCCCGGTGTTCCTGATGAGGCAAAAGACCCAGCGAACTGGCCTGCCCTTATGCGTGAAGAATGGGGTGATGATGCCTCTGTAACAGGCGCAAGGAAACACCGCGAGAAAATGCGTCATGGGCTTGAGCATGTTCGCGAAGCATTGGACGAGTTTAACCCGGATTTCGTTCTCATCTGGGGTGATGACCAATATGAAAACTTTAAGGAAAGCATCATACCTCCTTTCTGTATTCATGCTTATGACGACATGGATGTATACCCTTGGCGGGATGCTTCAGAATCTGCCATGTTCAGTGAAGGACATGCCGATGAATGGGGCGGCGGCAAACCTAATGTTTGGGGTGAAAAAGGGAATAAAAGCATTCCCATAAAGTTTAACAAAGAAGCCGCAAAGCAGCTTGCATCAAAGCTTATCGAAAATGATTTTGATATGTCTTATTCCTACAAACCGAATGAGCACCCAGGTTTGGCACATGCTTTCCTGAATGCAATTTTGTATCTGGATTATGAAAGAAAGGGTTGGAATTACCCTATTCTACCTGTCACGATCAATTGTTATGGTAGCCGGATTATTGGGTATCGCGGCTTTATCAGCCAGCTTGGTGACGAACGTCCCCTTGACCCCCCTTCTCCATCCCCAAAACGGGTATTTGAAATGGGTGCTGCTATTGCCCGCATTATCAAAGAAAGCCCTTGGCGGGTTGCTTTGCTTGCATCTTCCAGTTGGTCACATGCTTTCCTTGTAGATAAAACATACCGTATGCAGCCAGATGTTGAATTCGACAAGCATATGTATAAAGCGCTTACAGAAGGCAATTATGAAGAGTTCCGAAATGTGCCGCTCAGCCGTATTGAAGAGGCTGGTGATCAAGAGTTGCTCAACTGGTGTGCCCTTGCTGGTGCCATGCATACACTAGACTACGAATGCACGTGGTCTGATTTTGTTGAAACATACCTGTTTAATTCAAGTAAAGTTGCCG
Proteins encoded:
- a CDS encoding MFS transporter; translated protein: MMGLSGNNREASENVWVQTRVAVLCCIVAMLDGFDAQAIAFVAPVLADDWGIEPAKMGVIFSAALFGIMVGQLTLSPLSDIFGRRPVIMFCTLMFGVFSLLTAYSSDWVMLFILRFITGIGLGGVMPNLIALTSETAPKKHRSTIVTMMFGGFPIGAAIGGYLSNMIIPVYGWHSVFLMGGIIPLALLFPLFIWLKESPDFETDKALEKGGFILKLASAFRKQDGVEVSGNIITRYAALFMGTMKRITLPIWFAYFNSLLMVYFLFSWIPSLAKQSGLELDTAIISAVFLNIGGAIGGVMLGMVSDRFGAFKVLTVGYVCAGLSLVLMGLTAMDPRFLLWLVFASGFFVVGGQTAMNAAIANIYPAKVRATAIGAALAVGRAGSIVGPSVGGLLVASGMSLSAILIIIAVPAFLTAGISMWLAPHTKSAAN
- a CDS encoding tautomerase family protein translates to MPIVQISMVKGRSHESKNRMMKEISWIVSECAEVKLEAVRVLITEVDAEHWSVGGVLKSQTVNNGHR
- a CDS encoding DODA-type extradiol aromatic ring-opening family dioxygenase; this translates as MGEILGIGVSHYPPLSSKDEDMANILKGRMRDPGVPDEAKDPANWPALMREEWGDDASVTGARKHREKMRHGLEHVREALDEFNPDFVLIWGDDQYENFKESIIPPFCIHAYDDMDVYPWRDASESAMFSEGHADEWGGGKPNVWGEKGNKSIPIKFNKEAAKQLASKLIENDFDMSYSYKPNEHPGLAHAFLNAILYLDYERKGWNYPILPVTINCYGSRIIGYRGFISQLGDERPLDPPSPSPKRVFEMGAAIARIIKESPWRVALLASSSWSHAFLVDKTYRMQPDVEFDKHMYKALTEGNYEEFRNVPLSRIEEAGDQELLNWCALAGAMHTLDYECTWSDFVETYLFNSSKVAAVFKPK